One Chitinivibrionales bacterium genomic region harbors:
- a CDS encoding radical SAM protein, with the protein MPESAYNISRKNGGALTLTSECHCVRVPHKPDQWLLYFPLKSLFFKVNKTAAEVIGRLKAGRNGFSPKERSFISLLKGAGLVNGAGDKTPYTGLQVSKPAPYRTQLLLTHDCSLACLYCYSGAIRSRSRMSFAHARAAVDLVIRNALAAHQRSIDIGFHGGGEPTANWKVLTKTVEYARRRCAEVKLGCSFSLCTNMLLPVVKADWIARNIGSVTISIDGTPAIQNRQRPTRSGGPSYTVVARAIDRLTRLKKPYGFRVTVTGISENKIEAIYRHLTTRFRPNSICFEPLFVCGKRPTESCRRPGAGAFINGIKAVSRLAQKQRIGIQYSGGRLAYMGNAFCGAAGDNFFITPQGDVTSCLEVSSRRDKRSRLFFYGSFNAKKKSFDFNLAKYRRLKSLRMERFEPCSACFARWHCAGDCLAKKPDFDNITKLANDYRCGINRELTLHQLLRQLDFKERSVQRRHCGEKK; encoded by the coding sequence ATGCCTGAGTCGGCCTATAACATTTCCCGGAAAAACGGCGGAGCATTGACGCTCACGTCCGAATGTCACTGCGTCCGTGTTCCGCACAAGCCGGACCAATGGCTGCTGTATTTCCCGCTCAAGTCGCTGTTCTTTAAAGTAAACAAGACCGCCGCGGAAGTCATCGGGCGGCTCAAGGCGGGCAGAAACGGTTTTTCCCCGAAAGAAAGATCGTTTATCTCCCTGCTGAAAGGCGCCGGCCTGGTTAACGGGGCAGGCGACAAAACGCCCTACACCGGCCTTCAGGTCTCCAAACCCGCGCCGTACCGCACCCAACTGCTGCTCACCCATGACTGTTCCCTTGCCTGCCTGTACTGCTACAGCGGCGCCATACGCAGCCGCAGCCGCATGTCCTTCGCGCATGCCCGCGCCGCGGTGGATCTCGTGATCCGCAATGCATTGGCGGCTCATCAGCGCAGCATTGACATCGGGTTCCACGGCGGCGGCGAGCCGACCGCGAACTGGAAGGTGCTTACAAAAACGGTCGAGTATGCCCGCAGGCGGTGCGCGGAAGTAAAGCTGGGATGCAGCTTCTCGCTGTGCACCAACATGCTGCTCCCTGTTGTCAAGGCCGACTGGATCGCGCGCAACATCGGCAGCGTCACCATATCCATCGACGGCACGCCCGCGATCCAGAACCGGCAGCGGCCCACCAGGAGCGGCGGGCCTTCCTACACGGTCGTGGCCAGGGCCATCGACCGGCTCACGCGGCTGAAAAAGCCGTATGGATTCCGCGTGACCGTCACGGGCATCTCGGAAAACAAGATTGAAGCGATATACCGCCACCTCACCACACGGTTCAGGCCCAACAGCATCTGCTTCGAGCCGCTCTTCGTGTGCGGAAAGCGGCCCACCGAATCCTGCCGCCGCCCGGGCGCCGGCGCGTTTATCAACGGCATCAAGGCGGTTTCGCGGCTTGCGCAAAAGCAAAGGATCGGCATCCAGTATTCGGGCGGCCGGCTCGCCTACATGGGCAATGCCTTTTGCGGCGCGGCGGGCGACAATTTTTTCATCACCCCGCAGGGCGACGTCACGTCGTGCCTCGAGGTCTCGTCGCGTCGCGACAAGCGCTCGCGCCTGTTCTTCTACGGTTCATTCAATGCCAAAAAGAAATCCTTTGATTTCAACTTGGCCAAGTACCGGCGGCTCAAGTCGCTGCGCATGGAGCGGTTCGAGCCGTGCTCGGCGTGCTTCGCGCGCTGGCACTGCGCCGGCGACTGCCTGGCCAAGAAACCCGATTTTGACAATATCACAAAACTCGCCAACGATTACCGTTGCGGCATCAACCGCGAGCTCACGCTCCACCAGCTGCTGCGGCAGCTTGATTTTAAGGAACGGAGCGTGCAAAGGAGGCACTGTGGAGAAAAGAAGTAG
- a CDS encoding DUF1848 family protein: MNLKKAYYISCSRRTDVPRFFLNEFFDAWEKGEISYDAGYGRSYTVSLKPRDVLGYVFWSKDFSAFIKHELFGELWKINNAVFHYTINNCPELEPNVAPLHVRLQTLDRLCELAGPERVSWRFDPICKYRRKDGSAVTNFPSFYDILSHVKKSGVKRCYFSFMSHYSKLKKRDVLFGDFDEKERTALGKELLDAASQAGMVLYNCCNPEVLRLVPGIRQAHCIDDEILKETDRFGVHPDLGLKPTREGCGCFESRDVGSYLQKCPHRCLYCYANPG, encoded by the coding sequence ATGAATTTAAAAAAGGCATATTACATTTCCTGCTCGCGGCGCACCGATGTTCCACGGTTCTTTCTCAATGAATTTTTTGACGCGTGGGAAAAGGGCGAAATCTCCTACGACGCCGGGTACGGACGGTCCTACACGGTTTCGCTCAAACCGCGGGACGTGCTGGGATACGTTTTCTGGTCAAAAGATTTTTCCGCGTTTATCAAGCACGAACTGTTTGGTGAACTGTGGAAAATAAACAACGCCGTGTTTCATTACACCATTAATAATTGTCCTGAGCTTGAGCCCAATGTCGCGCCGCTTCACGTACGCCTGCAGACGCTTGATCGCCTTTGCGAACTTGCGGGACCGGAAAGGGTGTCGTGGCGGTTTGATCCGATTTGCAAATACCGGAGAAAAGACGGAAGTGCCGTCACGAATTTTCCGTCCTTCTATGACATTCTGTCCCATGTCAAGAAATCGGGAGTGAAACGCTGCTACTTTTCGTTCATGAGCCATTATTCAAAATTGAAGAAAAGGGATGTGCTGTTCGGTGATTTTGATGAAAAGGAAAGAACCGCGCTGGGAAAAGAATTGCTGGATGCGGCTTCACAGGCGGGAATGGTACTGTATAATTGCTGCAATCCGGAAGTCCTGCGGCTTGTTCCGGGAATCAGACAGGCGCATTGCATTGACGATGAAATTCTAAAGGAGACGGACAGGTTCGGCGTTCACCCGGATTTAGGCCTCAAGCCCACGCGGGAAGGATGCGGGTGTTTTGAAAGCAGGGACGTGGGGTCATATTTGCAGAAATGTCCGCACAGGTGCTTATACTGTTATGCGAATCCGGGGTAA
- a CDS encoding CsgG/HfaB family protein yields MKRALVFLLSALIIAPCLCFADKGQIPIAVNDLTGEGVEASEARIISDRFRSELINAQIFRVMERGEMETILKEQGFQQSGMCNDKSCMVEMGQILGVKQIFAGTIGKIGGMYTLSTRMIDVATGEVRFSVTLDCKCAISDVLTKSVPSIAQQIVEKTKAAMQAPAAAQPAQAAPAPAAAPQPQQAAQKPEKKKSLFTQWYFWVPAAVVVCGGAAAAYVVFERKNSEVPEQQTGGVMVQW; encoded by the coding sequence ATGAAACGCGCCCTGGTTTTTCTGCTCTCCGCATTGATCATTGCTCCCTGCCTCTGCTTCGCCGACAAAGGCCAGATTCCCATCGCGGTCAACGACCTGACGGGCGAAGGGGTCGAGGCGTCGGAGGCGCGCATCATCTCCGACCGGTTCAGGTCGGAGCTGATCAATGCCCAGATTTTCCGCGTCATGGAGCGCGGCGAGATGGAAACCATCCTCAAGGAACAGGGGTTCCAGCAGAGCGGCATGTGCAACGACAAATCCTGCATGGTCGAGATGGGACAGATCCTGGGCGTGAAGCAAATCTTCGCGGGCACCATCGGAAAAATCGGCGGGATGTACACGCTTTCCACGCGGATGATTGACGTCGCGACGGGCGAGGTCCGGTTCTCGGTCACCCTCGACTGCAAATGCGCCATCAGCGACGTGCTCACCAAGTCGGTCCCGTCCATCGCCCAGCAGATCGTTGAAAAGACGAAAGCGGCCATGCAGGCCCCGGCCGCGGCCCAGCCCGCGCAGGCGGCTCCGGCCCCTGCCGCGGCGCCGCAGCCGCAGCAAGCGGCCCAGAAACCGGAAAAGAAAAAATCGCTGTTTACACAATGGTATTTCTGGGTGCCCGCCGCGGTAGTAGTGTGCGGCGGCGCAGCGGCCGCGTATGTCGTTTTTGAAAGAAAAAACTCTGAAGTTCCCGAACAGCAAACCGGAGGAGTGATGGTACAATGGTAA
- a CDS encoding fibronectin type III domain-containing protein: MKPAALLLPVLLFSFLFLQCSGNGENAKKPPQPSQLSVTQPTANGATLVWKPGADSLNITSYRLVFSHQSGVDSLDTVVVATAGTGRSFTLCNLLPGSTLYFKVYGVDENGLMTGSNEVPVTIPDASPHITVSALSSGSQIDNDNDGYASSYTLSYTLQNTRQDTGTVICRVYYLPSAATAWTAFHADTVSFTAAKAETTLSHITGADLRDSVAVRASVFNQAGTLLSSRILTGIREESNADDGIVRQQFTIKMSLKDSVDFNKNGYLSNYSILYDVDVSSGTSQVVVRLYSRQNGTTAWKQFLRDTITVTGVSTSDRVSETIGADQHETVDILARVTDLSGRPVASDSILGVREESRDDDRVYRLAYAVIDSVYDGDQDHYYSQYRLKFGADMSWGSDSAYAVVIHHGPALATDSIVYQSPLFPISNSLPAETNPHYVMLTGLEAGATATITLKVFRAGGILIDTAVFSVPDETPADDVPVIFTATMALTAHVDGNNNGCYSSWTLNSCVSVNTGGTQTVTATFYYRLSTGTQWFPLNNTANGTSTISYTVSPGAAVCHPFTGTYNTGPCRTFDVQMTVTKGGSVVAQTYYYGLKDEYFIYD; this comes from the coding sequence ATGAAACCAGCCGCATTACTGCTTCCGGTTTTGCTTTTTTCCTTCCTGTTCCTGCAGTGTTCCGGAAACGGGGAAAACGCCAAGAAACCGCCCCAGCCTTCCCAGCTTTCGGTGACCCAGCCAACGGCCAACGGCGCAACGCTCGTGTGGAAGCCGGGCGCAGACAGCCTTAATATCACCAGCTACCGGCTGGTGTTCTCGCACCAGAGCGGCGTTGACAGCCTCGACACCGTTGTTGTGGCCACGGCCGGGACGGGCCGCAGCTTCACCCTGTGCAACCTGCTGCCGGGCTCCACGCTTTATTTCAAGGTGTACGGCGTGGATGAAAACGGGCTGATGACCGGCTCCAACGAGGTACCGGTCACCATCCCCGACGCATCGCCGCACATCACCGTGTCTGCGCTCTCGTCCGGAAGTCAGATCGACAACGACAACGACGGCTATGCGAGCTCATACACGCTGTCCTATACGCTGCAGAACACGCGCCAGGACACGGGCACCGTCATCTGCCGGGTGTATTACCTTCCGTCGGCGGCGACGGCGTGGACGGCCTTTCACGCCGACACCGTCTCCTTTACAGCCGCGAAAGCCGAGACCACGCTTTCGCACATCACCGGCGCCGACCTGCGCGACAGCGTCGCGGTCCGCGCATCGGTCTTCAACCAGGCCGGCACGCTCCTTTCTTCCCGGATCCTCACCGGCATCCGCGAGGAGTCCAACGCCGACGACGGCATCGTGCGGCAGCAGTTCACCATCAAGATGTCCCTCAAGGACAGCGTCGATTTCAACAAAAACGGGTACCTGAGCAATTATTCCATTCTGTACGACGTCGATGTGTCGAGCGGCACCAGCCAGGTGGTCGTGCGGCTTTACAGCCGGCAAAACGGCACCACGGCATGGAAACAGTTCCTCCGCGACACCATTACCGTGACCGGCGTCAGCACGTCGGACCGCGTCTCCGAAACCATAGGGGCGGACCAGCACGAGACGGTGGACATCCTCGCACGCGTCACGGACCTTTCCGGCCGCCCGGTGGCGTCCGATTCGATCCTCGGCGTCAGGGAGGAGAGCCGGGACGACGACCGCGTCTACCGCCTCGCCTATGCGGTCATCGACAGCGTTTACGACGGCGACCAGGACCACTACTACAGCCAGTACCGCCTGAAATTCGGGGCCGACATGAGCTGGGGCAGCGACTCGGCGTATGCGGTGGTCATCCATCACGGGCCCGCGCTTGCGACGGACTCGATCGTGTACCAGAGCCCGCTCTTCCCCATCAGCAATTCGCTGCCCGCGGAGACGAACCCGCATTACGTGATGCTGACCGGGCTCGAAGCCGGTGCCACCGCCACGATCACCCTCAAGGTGTTCCGCGCGGGCGGCATCCTGATCGACACGGCGGTGTTCTCCGTGCCGGATGAAACGCCGGCGGACGACGTCCCGGTGATCTTCACCGCAACCATGGCGCTTACCGCACATGTCGATGGCAACAACAACGGCTGTTACAGCTCGTGGACACTCAACTCATGCGTGTCGGTGAACACGGGCGGCACGCAGACCGTCACCGCCACCTTTTATTACCGGCTCAGCACCGGCACCCAGTGGTTCCCGCTTAACAACACGGCAAACGGCACCAGCACCATTTCCTACACGGTTTCTCCCGGCGCCGCCGTCTGCCATCCGTTTACCGGCACGTACAATACCGGTCCGTGCCGCACCTTTGACGTTCAAATGACGGTCACCAAGGGCGGTTCCGTGGTGGCGCAAACCTATTATTACGGACTGAAGGACGAATACTTTATTTATGACTGA
- a CDS encoding Ig-like domain-containing protein translates to MVTKVKSRFSIVVSAALACFLLLLFCGRDSLFNKPESKPYGEVYPVLLFKKGASTIAVPPQVKSIRMQVMGAEIDTSITVPDSAHKAQITRVPVGVVVVTVEGLDSAGQVFDSGSVSVTIEANVVAQPQIELLSTHPIVLTFISPKNNDTLANTSATLSGTIDADYGLITFKMGTSEITVTGDQWSRNVDLVSGTNTFAFVAVDNKGNTLRDTLTLVNSASAHDVTGPVIALLQPADSSKVPVTPVTILGTATDPSGVLAVQVNRQTATLSGSSFSINQDLVPGKNTIIITAIDNSPSQNKSSDTFTVTLDTTVKDTVGPVFTVATPRNGDTVATATVMISGTTADISGVASLLVNGVAATIVNNTWSVSVPVAAGPNKLLITATDASPQHNVSRDSIAIVYNAAAQDKTLPSVAITSPSINTVVSNPLNITVTGTASDPAGIASVKVNGFSAAYTSGTWSAVISLSHPGSNAVWAVATDGAGNKDSTSINLIYDSTAADVIPPAITLVSHTTGQTVSVSPVLIQVTATDANGINWVTINGDTAVLNAGKYEKSITLATGVNQIKVLAQDKSTNRNIDTLKFTLTYDPTAADTVPPKITLVSHTNNQVVSSRNALIQVTATDANGIAWVTIMGDTAVLTAGNYQRNEVLVNGTNTIKVVAQDASSNHNKDTLVFTLVCDTTAADNTPPTITFVSPQPGQKLSAQPVLVQVTVSDQSGVALVTIGGDTVSSTNANYQHPVHLTQGSNTITVTAQDASPNHNKALQNLTVTYDSTLTDSTPPKISLVSLADSQVMSVKTVTVRLTATDANGISLVTLNGDTLQLSSNMYSETRTLAPGANAFKAYAIDASSNHNRAVLNFTLFYDSTAADTTPPTIALASPASAVNVSTATVSATITDASGISLVTINGVTVSPSGSNYSWSMPCTAGTNHILIVATDASTRKNQATLRTTFTYDPPPDAAVLATPTIFSYNSVHLTWSVSADNDFASYKVYHSQQPNVSTTSTLDTTITDVSTSYCTVINLQQNTKYYFKVFTVDKFPSTTPSNEVNATTTQVPLPIVYISSPNLQRDSNLVNSSPVAVSGTVSTPATVTSMSALVNGNAATVSGTFPNWNISAALNANVWNTLQVSATDNYSGTGSKTFWLFLKQPLNQPNYASVDSFNNTNVYLSWAPIQYCTNYTIFRSSINNTGPWTIAAQGLTGLHYADTGLTPGTQYWYAMKGSYSYPSGFASSDSTPLSLTNYSQTKFWFQKLYFPNTPASEGASVAAAQNGYFVFGTIQPQAGGLHLPFFCKLDSIGDTVFTYAYSSGLSWSAGKMDAAADKSFAYCVGSLYNGTVWTALVMKMSASGGALFSKTYNWAQGVHANCVRALPDGGCLVGGKSSNAGVDNVCIFRLDASGTLLWSRSFNTYQTEAYDLVVLGDGTGAVYAGRIWNSTRMAADIDLGKVSMAGDSLWEKRMPATSSFDWSAGSIIQASDGSLVIAGMAPTSSGVPQNYFLKTDATGAQVWSNVFPGYSTGAASLASVKQTSDGGYIAAGYAMNVGGQQASLMKLASDGSQTWQVNYGQSGGDIGQSVDIAPDGGFVVCGTNESNGNGDKLWLIKTDKNGGCVMPGP, encoded by the coding sequence ATGGTAACCAAAGTAAAGAGCCGTTTCAGCATCGTCGTTTCCGCCGCCCTGGCGTGCTTCCTCCTCCTGCTGTTCTGCGGCAGGGACTCACTGTTTAACAAACCGGAATCGAAGCCGTACGGCGAGGTGTACCCCGTGCTGCTGTTCAAGAAAGGCGCGTCGACCATTGCGGTTCCCCCGCAGGTAAAAAGCATCAGGATGCAGGTCATGGGTGCCGAGATAGACACCAGCATCACGGTCCCGGATTCGGCGCACAAGGCCCAAATCACGCGCGTTCCCGTCGGCGTGGTGGTGGTAACCGTCGAGGGGCTCGACAGCGCCGGCCAGGTCTTTGATTCGGGAAGCGTTTCGGTGACGATCGAGGCCAACGTGGTAGCCCAGCCGCAGATTGAATTACTTTCCACCCACCCCATCGTTCTCACCTTCATCTCGCCCAAGAACAACGACACCCTGGCCAACACCTCGGCGACCCTGAGCGGCACGATCGACGCGGACTACGGCCTGATCACGTTTAAAATGGGCACTTCCGAAATTACCGTGACCGGCGACCAATGGTCGCGCAACGTGGACCTTGTAAGCGGCACGAACACGTTCGCCTTTGTCGCGGTTGACAACAAGGGAAACACCCTCAGGGACACGCTCACGCTTGTCAATTCCGCCAGCGCGCATGACGTTACCGGGCCGGTCATCGCGCTCCTGCAGCCGGCCGACAGCAGCAAGGTGCCCGTGACGCCGGTCACCATACTGGGGACGGCGACCGATCCCTCGGGCGTGCTTGCAGTCCAGGTGAACAGGCAGACGGCTACGCTTTCGGGCTCGTCGTTCTCGATCAACCAAGACCTTGTCCCGGGAAAGAACACCATCATCATCACGGCGATCGACAACAGCCCCTCGCAGAACAAATCGTCCGACACGTTTACCGTGACCCTCGACACCACGGTTAAGGACACCGTGGGTCCTGTCTTCACCGTTGCCACGCCGAGAAACGGCGACACCGTGGCGACCGCAACGGTCATGATATCGGGGACCACGGCGGACATCAGCGGTGTCGCCTCGCTGCTGGTGAACGGCGTTGCGGCGACGATCGTGAACAACACCTGGTCGGTCTCGGTTCCCGTGGCCGCCGGGCCGAACAAGCTCCTCATCACCGCGACCGACGCATCGCCGCAGCACAACGTGTCCCGCGATTCCATCGCCATTGTCTACAACGCCGCGGCGCAGGACAAGACCCTGCCCTCGGTGGCCATCACCTCGCCGTCGATCAACACCGTGGTGAGCAATCCGCTCAACATCACCGTTACCGGGACGGCGTCGGATCCGGCTGGAATTGCATCTGTCAAGGTTAACGGTTTTTCTGCCGCCTACACGAGCGGCACCTGGAGCGCGGTGATCTCACTGTCGCATCCCGGCAGTAACGCGGTGTGGGCGGTCGCCACCGACGGCGCGGGCAACAAGGATTCCACGAGCATCAACCTCATATACGATTCCACTGCGGCCGACGTGATCCCGCCCGCGATTACCCTTGTGTCGCATACGACCGGACAGACCGTATCGGTCTCGCCCGTGCTTATCCAGGTGACCGCCACCGACGCCAACGGCATCAACTGGGTCACCATCAACGGCGACACGGCCGTCCTCAATGCGGGCAAATACGAGAAATCAATCACGCTTGCAACCGGTGTGAACCAGATCAAGGTGCTGGCTCAGGACAAGAGCACGAACCGCAACATAGACACGCTCAAATTTACGCTTACCTACGATCCCACCGCAGCCGACACGGTTCCGCCCAAAATAACGCTTGTCTCGCACACCAACAACCAGGTGGTCTCGTCGAGAAACGCTCTCATCCAGGTTACTGCGACCGATGCCAACGGCATTGCGTGGGTCACCATCATGGGTGACACGGCGGTCCTCACCGCGGGCAACTACCAGCGGAACGAGGTTCTTGTCAACGGCACGAACACCATAAAAGTGGTGGCACAGGACGCGAGCTCGAACCATAACAAAGACACGCTCGTTTTCACGCTCGTATGCGACACGACGGCCGCGGACAACACGCCGCCGACCATAACCTTTGTCTCGCCCCAGCCGGGCCAGAAGCTTTCCGCGCAACCCGTGCTGGTCCAGGTGACGGTCTCGGACCAGAGCGGCGTGGCGCTGGTGACCATCGGGGGAGACACGGTCTCCTCGACAAACGCGAATTACCAGCATCCGGTGCATTTGACCCAGGGATCGAACACCATCACCGTAACCGCCCAGGACGCGAGCCCCAACCACAACAAGGCCCTGCAAAACCTGACCGTCACGTACGATTCCACACTTACGGATTCGACGCCGCCCAAAATCTCGCTGGTTTCCCTCGCCGATTCCCAGGTCATGTCGGTGAAGACGGTCACGGTCCGGCTTACGGCGACCGATGCGAACGGAATTTCCCTGGTCACGCTGAACGGCGACACCCTGCAGCTAAGCAGCAATATGTACTCTGAGACCAGAACGCTGGCGCCCGGAGCCAACGCATTCAAGGCGTATGCAATCGACGCAAGCTCGAACCATAACCGGGCCGTGCTGAATTTCACCCTGTTTTACGACTCAACGGCCGCGGACACCACGCCGCCGACCATCGCCCTTGCCTCGCCCGCGAGCGCGGTCAACGTGAGCACCGCAACCGTAAGCGCCACCATCACGGACGCAAGCGGCATTTCCCTGGTGACGATCAACGGCGTTACCGTTTCTCCGTCGGGCAGCAATTATTCATGGTCGATGCCCTGCACCGCCGGCACCAACCATATCCTCATCGTTGCAACCGACGCGAGCACCCGAAAAAACCAGGCAACGTTGCGGACGACCTTCACCTACGACCCGCCGCCCGACGCCGCGGTGCTCGCAACGCCCACGATCTTCTCCTACAATAGCGTGCACCTGACCTGGTCGGTGAGCGCCGACAACGACTTCGCGTCGTACAAGGTCTATCATTCGCAGCAGCCGAACGTCTCCACAACAAGCACGCTCGACACCACCATCACCGATGTCTCGACGTCATACTGCACCGTAATCAACCTGCAGCAGAACACCAAGTATTATTTCAAGGTTTTCACCGTTGACAAATTCCCCTCGACAACGCCAAGCAACGAGGTGAACGCCACCACCACGCAGGTCCCGCTGCCGATCGTCTACATCAGTTCGCCCAACCTGCAGCGGGATTCCAATCTTGTCAACAGCTCGCCCGTCGCCGTGTCGGGAACCGTGAGCACCCCGGCGACCGTCACAAGCATGTCGGCGCTGGTGAACGGCAACGCCGCCACCGTGAGCGGCACCTTCCCCAACTGGAACATTTCGGCGGCACTCAACGCCAACGTGTGGAACACCCTTCAAGTCAGCGCGACCGACAATTATTCAGGCACGGGGTCAAAAACATTCTGGCTCTTTTTGAAGCAGCCCCTCAACCAGCCGAACTACGCGTCGGTGGACAGTTTCAACAACACCAACGTTTATTTGTCCTGGGCGCCCATCCAATACTGCACCAACTATACGATTTTCCGTTCGTCAATAAACAACACCGGCCCCTGGACCATCGCCGCGCAAGGCCTTACCGGTCTCCACTATGCGGACACCGGGCTGACGCCGGGCACCCAGTACTGGTATGCGATGAAGGGATCCTATTCGTACCCGTCGGGCTTCGCCTCATCGGATTCCACGCCGCTGTCGTTGACCAATTATTCCCAAACCAAATTCTGGTTCCAGAAGCTTTACTTTCCGAACACGCCGGCATCCGAAGGCGCGAGCGTGGCCGCCGCCCAAAACGGTTATTTCGTATTCGGAACCATTCAGCCGCAGGCGGGCGGCCTGCACTTGCCTTTCTTCTGCAAACTCGACAGCATCGGAGACACCGTTTTCACCTATGCGTATTCGAGCGGGCTCTCCTGGTCCGCCGGCAAGATGGACGCCGCTGCCGACAAAAGCTTTGCGTATTGCGTGGGGTCCCTGTACAACGGCACGGTCTGGACGGCGCTCGTCATGAAGATGAGCGCCTCGGGAGGCGCGCTTTTCTCAAAAACATATAACTGGGCGCAAGGCGTGCATGCGAACTGCGTCAGGGCATTGCCGGACGGAGGGTGCCTGGTGGGCGGTAAATCATCCAATGCAGGCGTTGACAATGTCTGCATTTTCAGGCTCGACGCATCCGGGACCCTTTTGTGGAGCAGATCATTCAACACGTACCAGACCGAAGCCTACGATCTTGTGGTGCTGGGCGACGGCACCGGGGCTGTGTATGCGGGACGTATCTGGAACTCCACCAGAATGGCCGCCGACATCGACCTGGGGAAAGTTTCCATGGCCGGCGACTCCCTGTGGGAAAAACGCATGCCGGCCACAAGCAGTTTCGACTGGTCCGCAGGTAGTATTATTCAGGCGTCGGATGGAAGCCTGGTGATCGCGGGAATGGCCCCGACGAGTTCCGGCGTGCCGCAAAACTACTTTTTGAAAACCGACGCGACTGGCGCGCAGGTGTGGTCAAATGTTTTTCCCGGGTATTCCACCGGCGCCGCCTCCCTTGCATCGGTCAAGCAGACGTCGGACGGCGGTTACATAGCGGCCGGCTATGCCATGAACGTCGGCGGCCAACAGGCCTCTTTGATGAAATTGGCTTCCGATGGAAGTCAAACATGGCAGGTGAATTACGGACAATCCGGCGGCGATATTGGGCAATCGGTGGACATTGCCCCGGACGGCGGCTTTGTCGTATGCGGCACCAATGAAAGCAACGGCAACGGCGACAAACTATGGCTGATAAAGACCGATAAGAACGGCGGCTGCGTGATGCCCGGGCCGTAG